Proteins encoded by one window of Rutidosis leptorrhynchoides isolate AG116_Rl617_1_P2 chromosome 7, CSIRO_AGI_Rlap_v1, whole genome shotgun sequence:
- the LOC139857456 gene encoding auxin-responsive protein SAUR23-like — MGVFRLQSLVSNAKQLIKLNNKNHQDVPKGYLAVYVGEIQRKRFVVPLSYLDQPLFLDLLRRSEEEFGFIHPMGGLTIPCQEETFINLTNRLHY, encoded by the coding sequence ATGGGTGTTTTCAGATTACAATCACTAGTTTCAAATGCTAAACAGCTAATCAAACTCAACAACAAAAACCATCAAGATGTCCCCAAAGGATATTTGGCAGTGTATGTAGGAGAAATTCAAAGGAAACGTTTTGTGGTTCCTTTATCGTACTTGGATCAACCACTGTTCCTAGATTTGTTACGTAGATCGGAAGAAGAATTTGGGTTTATCCATCCAATGGGAGGGCTTACCATTCCCTGTCAAGAAGAAACTTTCATCAATCTCACTAACCGCTTACACTATTAG